The DNA sequence CGAGTCAGGGCATCTGGGGCAGCTTTGTCCCAGGAGGGGATGCTCAGGGCAAGGTCAGGGCCATGGAGATAGCGGAGGAGAAAACCTCAGGGAGGCTTTGGTGAGCGCAGAGCCACTGATGTGACTTCTaggaaaagagcttttaaaTCGCCTCCAGCTGTATCTCGGTTCTTGCACAGTTTCTCATTAAGCGCTTAATTGCTGCCTTTTATCTTGCACTTGGAAAGCCTGGGCACCGGGTGGCTGCCTGCGCTGGCACAGCAGTGAGGGGATGTTCCCTGTGGGTCAGGCTGCACAGAGGCACCTCgggttttcttccttcccactcTGCATGCAGAGAAACCCCCCAGTGCCCAGGCACGCTGcgtggctgcagcctgctcgCCACGTCCGTGGGGTTTCCTTCTCCCCGTGGGGTTAACCAGGGGGAGAAAATCTTcccctgggggagctggggctgtctgCAGGCGGATCCGCAGCCGCGGGGTGCGAGGAGTGCGGGGACCCTGTGCGGGTTGGAAGTAATGCAGAAAGAATGCCCGATGGGTCGGTGTAACCCCCTCAAAACCACGTCCTTGTTCATCCCGACCGCTCAAAGCAGCCGGGGGTGAGTTTGGCATAGCTGCAAGACCACGGGGATGCTCCGGGGCCGTGTCCCCACAGAGGCTTGGCAAAAGGGGGGGTTCCCATCTGCACCTCCGGCCGGTTCCCCTCGCTGAGCCCAGCGGCCCCGCCAGGAGATACCCGACACTGTTTGCCCGTGGCCGCATCCTgcccgcagcagggctggctttgTGCAGAGGTCACCCGGGCGACGTCCCTGCCCCAATAAAGGTCCCTTTTTCCGACGGTTTGGCTCCCAGCAGCGTCTAATCTCTCTCCGCTCCTCTCGGCAGGAACGCAGCCACTCAACAagccccccccttttttccccccctcctttttcctgAATAAAAGCAAGTTTCTATTCCAGCCTTCCTCTTGTAAAGATCAGATGGAGCAGACTAGAAAAGCCGGAGGAGTGAATAGGGTGCCCGGTCACTGAGCTAatctctgcctttcttttctgcgATAGGTTTTCGGTAATAATATCCTCCTCTCGCTTTGAATCGCGAACCAGCAGCGAGGCCCCTCGGTGTCACGCTGCCACCGCGTtcctgctgtcccctcctggcAGCGGCTCTGTCCTGGCCGTGTCCCCTCTGCCACAGCTGTGGGAGCTCGAGGAGCacgggggctgcagctgctcttcggtgcccccaaaattcagaccttttttttgtttttcctttttaacccATTTTGCTCCCTCCAGCCTCTGTTTTCTCGCTCTCTCGTAGATCTCCGACCTTCGCCGGTGGCCTCTTCGCCATTTCCAGGTCCTATTTCGAGCACATCGGCTCCTACGATGATCAGATGGAGATCTGGGGGGGCGAGAACGTGGAAATGTCCTTCAGGGTGAGGGCGAGGCATCTTCAAAACACGGCTTTGGGGAATGCCCTTTCTCCGGGGGCACCGATGCCCTCGGGGTGCTGGAGCCCCGCGTCTCGTCCCCACAGGTCTGGCAGTGCGGGGGGCAGCTCGAGATCATCCCCTGCTCCGTTGTGGGCCACGTCTTCCGCTCCAAGAGCCCCCACACCTTCCCCAAGGGCACGCAGGTGATCTCCAGGAACCAGGTCCGCTTGGCCGAGGTCTGGATGGACAACTACAAGGAGATCTTCTACAGGAGGAACCAGCAGGCTGCGCAGATGGCCAGAGAGGTACCACGCACACCAGCGGTGGTTTCGCTGTCCCgggggcctgatcctgcacgGAGCTCAGGCCGGAGCAGGGGGAGATGCGAGGGATCTGCATGCTCGGCCTGGAGCTGGGCAAACAAATGCAGGTGGAAAGACACAGCCCCAAAAATGCCCTTTTTTTGCCATAccattttccagcagaaaaatacagattcttTTACAACACCAAAGGTTTTTCAGCAGCTCGGCTGTGCTTTGACACCCGAACGTCCCAGGTGTGAGCAGCCAAATCCCGCCTGGGACCAGCAGTGTCTCGCGGGACCCCAGAGGTCTCGGTCCTGGCCGCAGCGGGACATGGGAGCGATGTGATGGGcggtggcagagctgggaggacaAAGCTCTGGGCTGCCTCGGGGGGGGTTTCCTGGCTGGCTTCGGAGGTTAGTTTAATTTTCTCACGTGACTTTGTCGATAGAAGACGTATGGTGACATTACAGAACGGCGCAAGCTGAGGGAGCAGCTTCACTGCAAGAACTTCACCTGGTACCTGCAGACCATCTACCCGGAGATGTTCGTCCCCGACCTGACTCCCACTTTCTATGGGGCGGTAAGTACGGGGGTGCGGAGCCTCCTGCCGCCCCTTGGGCTGCTCCCTCTGTTAGAAATAGTGGCGGCAGCAACGTCCGCAGCAGGCTGGGCTTTGCGCTTTGCGTTTAAGCCAGCCCCGAGCAGGGTGCTGGAGGGGCCGCTGCCTTTCTGGTTCAGCTGATGGGGCTGGTTCGGGCTGCGGCTGACAGTGAAGAGGTGAAGCTGAGAGCTGGAATCCAGCAGAGCTGGTTTCAGGGCCCCGCAGGGGCTGTCGCATGGGTTAAATCAGGCAAAACAGCCAAAGATTTCCTGAAAGTTTTCCTAACCCTCACCCATGCCACCGGCTCTGGGCATTGACAGGCACGAGGTAGACCCCCAAAAAAACCAAAGGGTCTGTGCCAAGAGACAAGGCCGAGGGGGACGGGCAGGATGTGGAGcgcagggagggagctgccagAAATCCCCTCCTCCGAGCTGGCACCCGGGGGTCTGCATGCGCGTGCCCCTCCTCGGGCTCGTGGGACCAGCTGGCCGGGAAGCTGAGAGCGGTTACGTGTCCGCCGAGGGCTCGGCGCTGGCTCCCACCCGGGTTTTAATCCGCTTCTATTTCCTGAAACTTTGGCCGGGCGGCTCTCGCTCTGAGCCGTGTGAATCGCCCAGCTGGCGGGGGGGAGGCGCTGCCGCGGGCGTTCCTCGTGTCCTGGAAAGGACGAGGGACCCGGACCTGGCACCGGTACCGGCGCCGTGTTTGCACAGCAATATTCAGGTGCCCTGCGACCCCAGCACCGAGCGTGGCTCTGTCCGTGGGGCTGAGCTCTCCGCCCTccccatttttattattatttttttccctgtagatTAAAAATGAGGGCACCAAGAGCTGCCTGGATGTCGGTGAGAACAACCACGGTGGGAAACCGCTCATCATGTACCCATGCCACGGGATGGGGGGCAATCAGGTAGGCACCTGAACGACTCCGGGGGAGCATTGCCCCTCTTGCAGCCCCCCCGTGCTTCCCCCACGGGTTGTTTTATTGGGGTGCAGCTGACGAGGGGCTGACGtttcccctccctcaccccGCTCTCGCCCCCCCCTGCAGTATTTCGAGTACACGACGCAGCGGGACCTGCGGCACAACATCGGCAAGCAGCTGTGCCTGCGGGCGGGCTCGGGGCTGGCCGAGCTGGGCGAGTGCCAGTACCGGGGGAAGCCCACGCGGGTGCCCCCCAACGAGGAGTGGGAGCTGGCGCAGGTGAGCAGCCCCGTCCAGCCCCCAGTCCCCACGCGGTGCCCCCGGGGAGCGCCGCAGGATGCGGGTGCTTCACCCCTCGCTCCTGTCCTGCGGGTGAGCTGAGCCGGGCGCTGTCTTTTGTTTTCGGCCAGGACCGGCTGATTAAAAACCCAGCCTCCCGCACGTGTTTGACGGCACGAGGCAAGCACCCGTCGATGGCCCCCTGCAACCCCTCGGACCCCCACCAGCTCTGGTCCTTCACCTAGCGGGCGAGTGGATCGAGCCCCGGCCAGCCCCGACTGCGCTCAGGAAATCAGGATCCAAAACTTCCccgtttatttttatttttttaatttaaaagaagcaaaagccTTAAATATGCTGCATTTCACATCTGCCTTGAACTCAGTCCTGTGCCTTTTGACCGCTCCCTTTTGCAAATTCTGGGGGCACAGCAATAACGCAAGGAGCCCGAAAGGGGGTCGTGGAGGAGCCCGACAGCGCTTTTTGGTGCCTGGATGTGGAATGAAGGTGCTGGACTCATGCCAGGGCCCCTGGGCTCCTTGGAGAGACTCCAAACTTCACATCGGGCAGTCGAGAAGCTGCGTGTAGAAGCCGGTGGgaagctcctgcagccaggaagAGGGCGATGACCGACGGCCACGCGACCGAAAAGGGCCGCGGGGTCAATCCTGCAGCGGGGCTGAATCAGGGGCTCAACCCAGACGGAGAGGAGCCGGGTGCGTGGTGCTGGGACGCGCCTGTCGGCTGCCAGGATCCAGCCCTGCCTTGCTGCCAGCACCGGGCATCCCTGCTCCAGGGAACGGAGAGGGGTCTCGGGCTGCTCTTCGGGCTGTCTGCCTTAGATACcaggcttgattttttttgggggggaaaaatgttagatgattttttttgattatGATTTCATGATTGTTATTTCTTGGTGCAGTTCTGCTCgtgctgagcaggaggaagggccCCTGCGTGGGATGCTCGCGCTCCCAGGGCTTCGCAGTGAGGGTCTCAAAGGCGAGGTCTGGCTGGGAGCGAtgcccccggcgctgcccggAGCGCGAGCCCCCTTGTCCTGTGTAGCTGCCACGACTTTTCATTTACCGTTAGGGGAGGAAAACCCTTCCTGGAAGTAGAGAAGGAGAACTTGTCTTTGGATATGTGACCTAAAATAAAgagatgatttattttacagaCATCCCATCTCTGCCTGTGCTTCCTCAGCCCTTTGCATTGCGGCAACAGAACCACCAAAACCCCGTGGGCTGCCCCCAAGCTCTGCCTCCACGCTCCCACCCCTGCTCTCATTTCATTTCCCTCCCACAGCTCCCCCCGGGAACTTCCTTCAGCCAAAGCACCCCTCTAAAGCCAGCTGTGCAATAAGGTGTTGAATCGGGGAGGGGGGGATTCAGCTTTGTTGTGGGTAGGGGAGGGTTTGGGTCAGGGCTGGCTGGTGTCTGTCCGTGGAAACCCTCTGGGTTCCCTTCTGTGCTGATAAAAATAGTAAGTGATTgttcagaaacaatttttgaacaaaatctttttcttttttttttaatcctgtagAGAGATAAGAGCAggtgcattttcttctttccttttttttttttatttattttttccccttcaaaccTGTCAGACTTGGGACAGGTGTTGGCTGCTCTCTCGAATGCCATTTTCCATCGCCTGCTCCATTTGTGGAGGAAAACCCCAGCGCTGCTGGTGTCATCAGATGGAGGATGCCCGAGGAGCAGCGTGCGATTGCCAACGCACCCCAGAACAGCCTCCTTTtgtaaagggaaataaatatatacgtACGTGGGGAGCTGCTCTTTGtctattgttttctttatttgccaGAAGTCAGATTTTCACTGCACCCTGAGGCCATGCTGGTATTTCATTTAACCTCAAACTGTCCGGTGTAGTTGCCGGGTtccagccccgctgctgggtgggattatttttttttttcttgtatggGGTGAAGGTCTCGCGTGGCATTTGTCTCCATGTTCCCCAGAGAAATCTGATGCAAGAGCTACGGGCTGGGCGCCCACGGGGCTCGGGACCGAACGTGGGGTTTAGAGGCAGGCGTGCCGCAGACAGCGGCTCAAGGAGCAGAAGGTGAGAGCCCATCCTTGTCTCCCTGTGGATTTCTGATGTCCGTACAAAGTTGGTGGAGGCCTCGATTGTGTAAATTGGGGCAAAAATCACGTTTATAAGTAGTAACTTGCATTTAGGTTATTTTTAATCCCTGGCACCTCTGGGGCTCCAGTCCTGACCTTCATGGCCACGTGTCTTTTGGAGAAAGGACCAAGTCTGCTCGATAGGGCCGAGCcacctgcttttcttcccatccctccttctccatcccttttAAAACCAGCTCCAGGCGAGGGTTTGGACTTACAACAGGCCCCGCTCCGAGGTGATCACCACGATGCTGCAGTTTGTGCTCCTCGCCACCCTCGCCCTCTGCGGTAAGTCCCAGCTCCCAGGGCCCTCGGGCTCGTTAGCGGCTGATGAACTCTCATTACGATTAACCCCGCTTGCTTTCGGACCCGGTGGCTGTTGGCATCACCCCCCCTTTGCCCACAGGATGCTGCGCCGAGCCGGTGCCGGCTGGGTCGGAGCGGGTGGTCGGTGGGACCGAAGTGCGCTCGCACGCCTGGCCCTCACAGGTGGGTCCTTGGGGGGAACAGCCGGGGGCTCTGGTCCCCTCGGGGCTGCTTGGTGAGACCCCCACACCTCACCCCGcaccgtgtcccccccccccagatctCCCTGCAGTATTACTACAGCGGCAGCTGGCACCACACCTGCGGAGGGTCCCTCATCCAGAGGAACTGGGTGATGACCGCAGCCCACTGCGTGGACAGGTGAGCGGGCACGGGGGCCCCGACCGCCTCGCACGAAAATGCAATTTTCCACTAAAAACCTTTTCGAGGGAAAACAGAGCTTGACCCCACTCAAAGAGCAGCAGTTCCTGGAGGTTTTTGCTGACCTCTCTGTTAAGGAGGGCCGTCCCTGGGAAAACCTCCTTGTGTTGATGATTCTTGTTGTGTTAActcttgaaataataataacttggAACCCGACCCTGCGCTGTCTTGCCTTCGTAGCAGTGACCTGACCTATCGCGTTGTTGCCGGTGACCACAACATCTACCAGAACGAGGGCACCGAGCAGGTCTTCAGCATCAGCAAGATCATCATCCATCCCTACTGGAACAGCAACAACGTCGCCGCGGGGTAATGCACCCGGGGAGGGATTTGctgggttggggggggggggggggcagcactgctggaagtgttttttttttttccctgtgcacCCCTCGTTTCCCCATCCTGGGGGTCTCTGCAGAGCAATTTGCATCCTCTCCACAGCTACGACATCGCCCTGCTCCGCCTGTCCAGCTCGGCCACCCTGAACAGCTACGTGCAGCTGGCGGTGCTGCCCCAGGAGGGCACCATCCTGGCCAACAACTACCCCTGCTACATCAGCGGCTGGGGACGCACCCGCAGTGAGTGCCCCCACCATGGGGTGGGACGCCCCAGGGCTCACCTGCCCCCAAatcccaccaaaaaaaaaaaaaaatggaaaaagggggggagggggggttaATCGTTTTTGTGAAGTCAATTGAGGTCCCAGAGGGCAGAACGTGGGGTTGTGCTCCAGGTATGGGGATGCCCAGGGTTGGGTGCAGTTGCGCAAAAGTTTGGGGGCATTTTGTGGGATAATAGGTGCTCACTCCCTTGCAGCTAACGGGCAGCTGTCGAGCGTGCTGCTGCAGGCGTACCTGCCCGTCGTGGACTACAAGACCTGCTCCAGCTCGTCCTACTGGGGCTCCACCGTCAAGAACACCATGGTCTGCGCTGGCGGGGACGGCGTGCGTTCTGGCTGCCAGGTACGGCGCCGGCACCCCGTTTTCCCTCCCGGCACCCCACCAGCATCCCCACCCTGACGGTTCCTCGGTCCGGCAGGGTGATTCGGGCGGCCCCCTGCACTGCGCGGTGAACGGGCAGTACCAGGTCCACGGCGTCACCAGCTTTGtctccagcctgggctgcaaCGTCAAGAACAAGCCCACTGTCTTCACGCGCGTCTCTGCCTACAGGACCTGGATAGCCAACGTAAGCGCAGAGCAGGGAGGCCTGAAGCACCCGCTGGGGTGATGCTAGCGAGGCAATGGGAGAAAAAGTGGGTTTGTTGGGGGTCCCGTGGCAGCGACCCCAGCCCCGTGGCGCTTCTCCTCCCAGGTGATCGCCCAGAACTGAGAGGCTGCGGGCGGAGAACCCAAACCCCAGCCCAGGCGGTGGACGTGGAGCGTTTTGGTCGGAGGCATTCAACTCTTGGAGCCGGTGTCAATAAATTCTGTTCTTCCAGTTCTGGCTGTTGTCTCTGTCCTGCAAGGCTGAGGGTGCTTTGCCCCACTTCTCCTGCCTGCACCCACGCAATTCTTCCCCAGCACACAGCGTCCTTCGCCCTCCCGTCTTTGGGAGCATCCCTTTGGCCAGGGCCCTTGTCTGCCTTGCACAGCGGCTCAGAAAAGATCCGCAGGGAAGGAGCAACCAGCCCCGGGCAGCTGAAACGCCCTTGGGCCAAAGGGAAAAACACTGAGCCCCTCTGGAGCAGTGACACAGCAGGGGGACAGGGCCAGGACTTCTCCCTGGCCCCAAGCTCTGTTTGCCTTCCAAATCCCATCTGCACTGAGGGGGGGTGGATGCGGTGTCCGCTATCGCCTcgcccagggctgcagggccaAAGCCCTCTAACTGCGTCCGGTTAGCGCTAGGCTCACCGCGATACGCCCCAGCCTGGCTTggggtgggaaaaaaacaaaaaacaaaaacacaaagaattgCAGAACTGGctccaaaagcaaaattaaaacccCAAACAGAAATTCGTGCTAGGGTTACCGCGGCTCGACGTGCTCGTGCCCCCGCTTCGTCCCACCCTCGCCGCTGGGTTTTTGGGGCGGCTCGCAGCGGGGGGTGCCCGGGCGCTCAGCGGATGCCTCGTTTCGAACTTCCGCAGCAAACACTCGACCACAAGCTGATGCCGAAAGCAGAAACCGCGCGGCAAGCTGCAGCCATGGCAGAGGGCAAGAGTGGGGGAGCCGGGCTCTTCGCCAAGCAGGTCCAGAAGCGGTTCAGCCGGGCACAGGAGAAGGTACGGCACAGCCCTCCCCATCCTTTACTTCATCTTCCTACTGAATTTCTCCCAGGGTGAGAAGGATCGGCTGGCACCGACAGGCTGCTCTTGCTGGGCACCGCACAGCACCCGTGGGTGCTCTTGGAGCATTACTTTGGGTACCTCTGCGCACTCGCACGCAGCTTGGGGCAGACTCCACCCTTGCTGCAAGGCTCTGGGTTTGCAAACTTCCCCGCAAAGCCCCCCAGGGTGCTTTGGTAGCCTCAAAAAGCAGAcgtttttttccaaaaaaaaatataacatctTCCGGTGCAGGCTGCCAGGCGGTGGGCGCAGCTGGCACCAGGGTCCCTTGGGCTGGGGCCGGGTCCCCCTGTCCCTGGCACCGGGGTGGCCCCCGGAGCGCTGCCGTGGTGGCAGGAAGCAGGGGGAAGGGCTGCGGAAGCAGGTCGAAACGGGGTGATTTGATGCTCTTTCGAGACCATcccctctgtgtttttttttcccaaaaaaagcAAGGAGCAGCTCCCGCGGTTCCTGGTGGGGGCTCGGGGCTAAATTCAGCCCTTCCGCAGCCGTATCAGCCCGGGACAGGCCCCGGTCGCTTCCAGGGACCAGCCTCTTCCTGGCCACCCCTCgcactgcactgctgctgcGAGGGGAAGCTGAGGGTGGCCTTCATCCgcggctcctcctcctcctcccagcagcgTCACCAGTTCCCAGTGGGGCTTTGCCTGCACCTGGGTTCACCTGCAGGGATGTTTTGGGGAGCACAGACCTGAGGGTGTCATAAAGGAGGGTGGTGGGGATGTTGTGTTGGCTCAGCTCCCAAAATGCCACTCTTTtcccctaaaaataaaaacgaCCAAGGATTTTTGGTGCAGAGGTTTTGCACCCCTAAGGCAAACCCCAGCCCGGGTGGGCTCCAAGCTGGGGCCGTCAGGTCCTCAGgacccacccccccccccagcagagctcagccacGCTCCGTGCCAACGCGTCCCCCTCTCCCCGTGGCAGGTTTTGCAGAAACTGGGCAAAACCGTGGAGACCAAGGACGAGCAGTTCGAGCAAAGCGCCTACaatttccagctgcagcaggtcgcaccggggagcggaggggacctggggggggAACAGGGACACCCCGTGCCATCCCTATGCCCACAGCCTCTTGTGCTCCGCATGTCCCCAGTGGGCTTGTGGCCCCCACCATCCCTGCCCAGGGGGTTCtgatctccccccccccaatacATTTGATTTGCAGAACGAAGGCAACAAACTCTACAAAGACCTCAAGGCTTTTGTCAGCGCAGTGAAAGGTAGGGCGCAAGCCCCCGGCCGCACCCCTGACCCCAGGAAACGCAGCTCAgtggagccggggggggggcgagcCCCGCTGCGTTTTCTTGCCGTGCATCGCGAGCTCGCGGCACGCTCTGGATTTTTGCAACCCCGCCGCAGTGATGCACGAAAGCTCCCGGAAAGTGGCCGAAACGCTGCAGGAGATTTACAGCGCCGACTGGGACGGCCACGCGGAGCTGAAAGCCATAGCAGATGTGAGcccccctggggacagcccccgCGGGTCGGGGGGCGCAGAGCCAGCTCCCGGGGGACGCAGCCCAGCACGTCCAGCCGGCGAGCGCTGGGGGGGGACCGGGAGCTCTGCCCCCACTCGTCCCTGTCCCCTTTTTGTCCCCGCAGAGCAACGACCTCCTGTGGGACGACTACGAGGCGAAGCTGGCCGACCAGGCGCTGCGGCTGATGGAGAACTACCTGGCGCAGTTCGGTGACATTAAGGTACCCCCGCGGGCGGTGGCACGGCGCGGCACGCAGACGGCTCGCGGCTGagcccccggcgcccccccccccaggagcgCATCGCCAAGCGGGGCCGCAAGCTGGTGGACTACGACAGCGCCCGGCACCACCTCGAGGCCCTGCAGAACGCCAAAAAGAAGGACGAGGCCAAAATCGCCAAGGTCGAGGCTGGCGTGGGAGCCCTGCTCGGGGCAGCCGGCGGGGCCGTGCATCGCACCGGGAACCCCACGGCCCCCCGTTGCCTCTCCGCAGGCTGAGGAGGAGTTCAACAAAGCCCAGGCGGTTTTTGAGGACCTGAACAGGGAGCTTCGGGAGGAGCTGCCCGTCCTCTACAGCAGGTATCGCGCGTGGCGCACGGGACGAgcccgctctgctctgccaaaCTGCAGCTTCTGGGGGGGCAGGCCGGCAAACgcagcccccaccccaaaacccaagTGGGCCCCTTGAAATCGCATTGTCTGAGCAAAAGCCTTGCAAATTCATGTGCGGCAGCTCCCCAGAGCCTCCCCAGATCCTGGCCAATAACCACGCGGGCCCCAGCTCGGCGCCGTTTGTCCACTGCTGGGGAGAACTGGGGGGGTTCCCCCCCGAGCCCCCATGGGTGCTGCCGGCGGTGCGGTGCCTTGGGGCCGTGGGGCTGTCACAGCCGGGAGATGGCAGCAATGCCCCCTGCAGCGGGACAGCCCGGGACAAGCACCCAGGACCCTCTcgtccccccccgccccccgagGACGGGTGCTCGTGGCTGGGGGGGCTCCGCACCCCCcctggctgccctcctccctccgCCTCCACCCCGGTTTCTGTCCCGCAGCCGCATTGCCTGCTACGTGACCATCTTCCAGAACATCTCCAACCTCCGGGACATCTTCTACAAGGAGATGAGCAAGGTAAGACCCCCAAAATTCCTCCCCCCTTCCGCCGGTGTTGCGCTGCTCGCCGTTGTCGATGGCGCTGTTTTAACAATTGATTCAGTGGCGGataaatgggggggggggttgggggctGCTTGCTTTGCATTAAGGTCAGCCCCGGGAAGTTGCACTGGGGTACAAATTTTTCCCGACTGCTGCCTCGAGAGCCGAGGAGAGGAAGGATGGGAGACGTGACTTCCTCGGCAGCGGGGCTGCTTTCCGGTCCCAATCCAGCCGCTTTTTAACTGAGATTTGCccaggggcagggctgtgggctCCAAGCCCACACAGGGTGGGGAGCgggagccccggggctcccAGGGCGCTCTGATGGGTTTCTCTCCTGCCCGTGCAGCTCAACCGCGACCTCTACGAGGTGATGGGCAAACTGGACAAGCAGCACTCCAGCAAAGTCTTCATCATCAAAGGCGTCTCCAGGTAAAGGGGGAGGCTCACGCCGCTGGGTCGCCCCCTCCCCAAGGAAGCAGATGGGGGCCGCAGCCCCCAGTCCATGCCTTCAGTCCCTGGGGCTGGACGAGCACCTCccggtgctggctgcagggtgctgcgGTGGTGCTGCTGCGTGCACCCAA is a window from the Oxyura jamaicensis isolate SHBP4307 breed ruddy duck chromosome 33, BPBGC_Ojam_1.0, whole genome shotgun sequence genome containing:
- the CELA1 gene encoding chymotrypsin-like elastase family member 1; this translates as MLQFVLLATLALCGCCAEPVPAGSERVVGGTEVRSHAWPSQISLQYYYSGSWHHTCGGSLIQRNWVMTAAHCVDSDLTYRVVAGDHNIYQNEGTEQVFSISKIIIHPYWNSNNVAAGYDIALLRLSSSATLNSYVQLAVLPQEGTILANNYPCYISGWGRTRTNGQLSSVLLQAYLPVVDYKTCSSSSYWGSTVKNTMVCAGGDGVRSGCQGDSGGPLHCAVNGQYQVHGVTSFVSSLGCNVKNKPTVFTRVSAYRTWIANVSAEQGGLKHPLG